One window from the genome of Aricia agestis chromosome 6, ilAriAges1.1, whole genome shotgun sequence encodes:
- the LOC121727762 gene encoding alpha-tocopherol transfer protein-like, protein MSPAASFGQRWAEDNLTREASEDEVRILDLILKTCHNDEEEAVKRARRYYTTRGPGGLTELWHRRHPDDEDILSSCQDVYIVPLRVRSLNGQRVTIVRLPAPLSDRPLSARALLARWLMIMDLRLREDPTPGDEIVFIDVCDLQPSHLKNHFKGSYWKDFAWCIKSAYPTRFSEVHVINTNRLKTMSLLLLHIGLYPWRRKVLHIHTHAGQIYNVDIGPEGLPYEYGGRAGAMKDLNDEWTKKLLSSAKWLQKEERKFYETELKPKDKSRSRSSLTLRGITSYDILTRTHSCRSLNRHDADEGTPGAYRTLRAMDKSFYV, encoded by the exons ATGTCCCCTGCAGCGTCGTTTGGCCAGCGATGGGCGGAAGACAACCTGACACGAGAGGCCTCGGAGGACGAGGTCAGAATCCTCGACCTGATCCTGAAGACGTGTCACAATGATGAGGAGGAGGCAGTCAAGAGGGCGAGGAGGTACTACACAACGAGAGGACCAGGAGGACTGACGGAGTTGTGGCACAGAAGACATCCGGATGATGAGGATATTCTGTCCAGTTGCCAAGATGT GTACATAGTTCCTCTGCGCGTGCGCAGCCTGAACGGTCAGCGGGTCACCATCGTCCGTCTCCCAGCGCCACTGTCGGACAGACCCCTGTCAGCTAGGGCATTGTTAGCCAGATGGCTGATGATCATGGATCTGAG GCTGCGAGAAGACCCTACACCAGGCGACGAGATCGTGTTTATAGACGTGTGCGACCTCCAACCCTCGCATCTCAAGAACCACTTCAAAGGCTCCTACTGGAAGGACTTCGCTTGGTGTATCAAG TCAGCCTACCCCACCCGTTTCTCGGAGGTCCACGTGATCAACACCAACCGCCTGAAGACCATGTCGCTCCTGCTCCTCCACATCGGTCTCTACCCCTGGAGACGCAAGGTCCTCCACATCCACACCCATGCAGGCCAGATATACAACGTGGATATCGGTCCTGAGGGCCTGCCGTACGAGTACGGGGGAAGAGCTGGCGCTATGAAGGATCTTAATG ATGAATGGACGAAGAAGCTTCTATCCAGCGCAAAATGGCTGCAAAAGGAGGAACGGAAGTTTTACGAAACAGAACTCAAGCCGAAAGACAAGTCTAGAAGTAGGAGTAGCCTAACTCTGCGTGGTATCACCTCTTATGATATCCTCACTCGGACACACTCCTGTAGATCCCTGAATAGGCATGATGCTGATGAAGGGACACCTGGTGCCTACAGGACTTTGAGGGCGATGGACAAGAGTTTCTATGTATAA